A window of Streptomyces sp. Je 1-332 genomic DNA:
CACGGCGTGAACCTCGGCAAGCTGCGCGCGCTCGCGAAGCGGCTGAAGACGCAGCACGAACTCGCACGCGAACTCTGGGAGACGGACGACACCGCGGCACGGCTGCTGGCGCTCCTGATCTGCCGCCCGAAGGCGTTCGAGCGTGACGAGCTGGACGCCATGCTGCGCGAGGCGCGCGCACCCAAGGTGCACGACTGGCTCGTGAACTACGTCGTCAAGAAGAACCCGCACGCGGAAGAACTGCGCCTGGCCTGGTCCGCCGATCCGGATCCCGTGGTCGCGAGCGCCGGCTGGGCACTGACCACCGAGCGTGTGGCGAAGAAGCCGGAGGGTCTGGACCTCGTAGGACTGCTCGACATCGTCGAGGCCGAGATGAAGGACGCGCCGGAACGCCTGCAGTGGGCGATGAACCACTGCCTCGCCCAGATCGGGATCGAGCACGCCGAGCACCGCGCCCGAGCCGTCGACATCGGTGAACGCCTTGAGGTGCTCAAGGACTACCCGACGCCACCGGGCTGCACGTCTCCGTTCGCCCCCGCCTGGATCTCCGAGATGGTGCGGCGACAGAACGCCCGCTAGGGCGTGCCAGGGCGCCGTCTCGCGTGTGATCAGTCAGGCGCGGGACCGTCGGCGAAGTGCGGCAGCACCATCTCGATCAGCGCGTCGACGTCCGCGTCGACCATCGGCTCGCCGGTCATGCCCATCCGGTGGAGCAGGACTCCGACGACGACGTCGATGAAGAACAGGACTCGGTTCTCCGGCTCGCCGAGCGCTTCCTGGAGCGCGATCCGATACGGGTCCTGCAACCGCGAGGAGAGGATCTCGCGCAGGGCCGGGTCGCTGACGGCGTCACTGAACACGCCCGCGAACGCGTCACCCACCCCGGGCTCGCCGATCTTCGCCGCCACCCAGCGGACGGTCGAGGTCATGAGCTCGGCGCGACTGGCCCCCTCCAGCGGCGCCGGGCCGAACGCGTCGAGAAGGCAGTCCACGATCAGTGCGCCCTTCGAGGGCCAACGCCGGTAGACCGTCGACTTCGCGACGCCGGCCGCGGCGGCGATGCGCTCGACGGTGGCCTGCCCGTACCCCAGCTCCCGCACCGTGCTGAGCGTGGCGGCGAAGACCGCGTCGTTGACGCCGGCGCGGGGGCGGCCCGGCGGCCGGGCGGATGTGGGCGAAGCCATACCCATACGGTACCTGTTTTCGCTACCTTAGGTTTCGATACTTCAGGTCGCGTAAATTGACTTCGGGTCGCGAAGAGCGCTGGGCAAGGAGAAGACATGAGCGAGGACACTGTGACGGAACGGCCGCCGGAGCCGGACTGGCCGACCATGACGAGCGAGGAGTTGCTCGTCTACCGCGAGGCGGAGAACCGTTTCCGTGCGTCCGGCGCGGCGCGGGCGTTCCTCGGGGACCCGGATCCCGGCGCCACGATCGAGTGGCAGGAGGTGGCGCTGCCGGGCCGGAGGCTTCCGGTGCGCGTGTACCGGCCGGCCGCTGATTCCGCACGCGGACCTGACCTCCCCCTCGTGCTCCACGTGCACGGAGGAGGCTTCGTGGGAACGGCGGTGCAGTGCGACTGGCCGAACAGCCATGTCGCCGCTCAACTGCCCGCGGTCGTCGTCTCGGTCGAACACCGCCTGCTCGCCCCGGGAACGCCCCTGTCGGCAGCGGTCGACGACGGCTGGGACGCCCTGGAGCACGTGGTGCGGCACGCCGCGCAATGGGGCGTCGACCCGGCGCGGACCGCCGTCTTCGGCGAGAGCTGCGGCGCGCTGATCAGCGCCCTCGCGGCGATACGGGCCAGGGAGGCCGGTCTGCGGCTCACGGCGCAGGTGCTGGTCAACCCCGCGGTCGATGTGTCCGCGACGATGTTCGACTACGCCTCGATCGCCGAGTACGGGTACAGCCCGACCCGCGCCGAGCCGCAGCTGCGCTTCTTCCATCAGCTCGCCGTACCGCCGGGAACCGACGGTCGCGCGCTCTCGCCGCTGTACGCGGACCATCTGAGCGGCCTCGCCCCGGCGCTCGTGGTGGTGCCGACCGAGGACGCGGTGGCCGATCACGGCCGCAGCTACGCCGAACGACTTCGGACGGCCGGGACGCCGGTACGGCTCACCGAGTACCCCGGATCGCGGCACGCGTTCCTCACCCTGCCCGGCGTGGACCCACAGGCAGGGGCCGCGCGGACGGAGATCGTCGAATTCCTCCGAACCGCACTCGCCATCTGACCACCTGTCCGACTCATATGACCCGTCTGACCTGACTGACCCGTCTGATCCAGGAGGAAACGCAGTGGAGAGCATCGGCATCAAGCGCATCGGCATCATCGGGGTGGGCGAGATCGGCCGGGCCGTCGTGACGGGCCTGTGTGACGGGACCGAGGAGTCGCCGGAGGTGTTCCTCTCCCCACGAGGAGCCCGTACGGCGGCGGAACTGGCCGCGCGCTACGAGGAAGTGGAGATCTGCGCCGACAACCAGGAGGTGGTGGACCGCTCCGAGGTGGTGATCATCGCCGTGCGCGCCAAGGACCGGCACGACGCTCTGGCCGGCCTGCGGGTGGACGGCGACAAGACGGTGATCAACGTGATGGCCGGTGTCGCCAACGACGACCTGCGCCGGACCCTGGCGAGCGACGCCGCGTTGGTCCGGGCCATCCCCCTTCCCTCCGTACGTGAACGCCGCTCCGTCACGGTGACCTTCCCGTCCCACCCGGTGGCGGACGCACTCTTCGAACGGCTGGGCGGGGCGCAGCCGGTGGCGGACGAGGAAGCCTTCAACGTCTGCTCCGCGCTGACGGGAACGCTGACCACCCACTACTCGTACCTCGCCACGCTCACGACGTGGGCCGTCGGCCACGGCATCGCGCCCGAGGACGCCGAACGCTACGTCCGCGGACTGTTCCAGGGTGTCGGCCGGGCCCTGAGCGACGAGTCCCGCTCCCTGAACCAACTCGCCGCCGACCACGAGACCCCGAACGGAAACAACGAACGCATCCGCACCACGTGGTTCGGCCCGGCCAACTCCCAGGCGCTCCACCAGGCCCTGGACGGCCTCCTCACGGACCTGAGGTGAGCCGGAGGGCCTGGCGGGGCCGGGGCGTGAGCTTCAGACGCGTTCCAGGACCACTACCGGGATCTCCCGGTCGGTCTTGCGCTGGTAGTCGTCGTAGGCCGGCCATGTGGCGGCCATGGTCCGCCACATGTCCGGCTTCTCGTCGGGCCCCGCCGTACGCGCGCGGGCGGTGTAGCGGTCGCTCTTCACCTGCACCTGGACCTCGGGGTTCGCTTCGATGTTGCGGTACCACAGGGGCGGCTGGTCCGCGCCGCCGTTGGAGGCCACCACCAGCACATCGTCACCGTACGGCTGGTAGATCAGCGGGGTGCTGCGCTGCTCGCCGCTCTTGCGGCCGATGGTGGTGAGGATCAGCACCGTGGTGTTCTGCCAGTCGTGGCCTTCCTCGCCGTCAGTCGCCACATAGCGCTCGACGTGCTCTTTACCGAACAGCATCTGCCGTCTCCTTCGTGTCCACGTGGGGTCGTGCGGGTTCTGCCTCCGCCGACCAACTCTTCATGGTCACTGTGCGGTTTCCCAGCGGAACACGCATCAAGGGGCCTCGAACGGCCAGAAGACGCCAACTCGGCGGTAGTGAAATCGCTCCTTCTACCCGCTCTTCGCCGACTGAAGACACCAGAGGAGGAACTTCAGGCGTATGGGCGGCGTGTGGGGGCAGAGCGACCTCCGACCCCAGAACCCGGTACATTCGGGCCTCGTTGACCGGGGCATGGACGAGGAGACGAGAGATCCGCTGCCCGCTCCGGAGCAAGGTCAACTGCTCACCGGTGCCTACTGGTTGGACTCTCCCGCACACGTGGCCGACGCATGCACATGGTGCACGCAGTTGGAGCGGGAGGGCGACGCTCCCGGCCGACGGTTCGGCGTGCGGGTCGAATGATGCCGCACGTACGGCCCGCGCCTCGGCGGGGGAGGGCGCGGGGCTAAGGCCGGGCCGCTCACCACTGGTCGATGGCCGGGGCGTCGGGTTCGTGCCGCGGCCACATCGTGGTGAGGCGGGCGAGGCGTTCCGCGGCGGCGAAGCCGTGCAGCGCCGCCACCTTGCCGTCGCTGACCTGGAACGCCACCGCGCCCACGACGCGGTCTTCGAGCACGGCGAGCACCGCCGGCCAGCCGTTGACCCGCCCGACGTGGATCGTGGGAGAGCCGCCGGCCAGGCGCCGCTTCGCGGGCGTCGGTTTGAAGGCGGTCCGCATCAGACTCGCGATGCGCGCCGGGGTCTCGAAGCGCAACAGCCTCTTGGTGAGTCCCGCGCCGTCGGAGACCGCGATCGCGTCGTCCGTGAGCAGCGCCACCAGCCGCTCGGTACGGCCCGACGACGCGGCGGCGAGAAACTCGTCGAGGACCTTGCGTGCCGACGCCGGGTCGACCTCACCACCTCCGCGGCGCGCGGCCGCGACCCGGCGCCGGGACCGGTGGACGTGCTGCTGGCTCGCGGACTCGGAGATGTCGAGGATCCCGGCGATCTCGGCGTGGGGGTAGGAGAACACCTCGTGCAGGACGTAGGCGGCCCGCTCGACCGGTGAGAGCCGCTCCATCAGGGTCAGGATCGCGAGCGACACGGATTCGCGCTGCTCGAAGGTGTCGGCCGGGCCGAGCATCGGGTCCCCGTCGAGAAGCGGCTCGGGCAGCCACGTGCCGGCCGCGCGCTCGCGGCGCACCGGTGCCGAACGGAGCCGGTCCAGGCACAGGTTGGTGACGACCTTGGCCAGCCATGCCTCCGGCACCTCGATCCGCCCGCGGTCAGCTGCGTGCCAGCGCAGGTACGCCTCCTGCACGATGTCCTCGGCGTCGGCCGCCGAGCCGAGCAGACGGTACGCGAGCGAGGCCAGCCGTGCCCGGCCGGCCTCGAAGCGATCAGCGACGGTGCTTTCCACGCGGAGCACCTTATGCGGCGGCGTTCTCTGACGCGACACCAACGGCCGGGGTGCCGACGGCTGTTGTGCCGACGGGCACCGTGGCGGCGGGCACGGGGGCGGCGGTCAGGCGGCGCTTGCGCTTCGGCAGGCCGAAGGTCGGGTGCGAGACGGACCACAGGCTGCCCTTGAGGATGCCCGCCTTCAGCCGCGCGGCCTTCCGGCCGCGCACGGACCAGGACTTCGCCCGTGCGTCGCCGTCGACCATCTGGAAGATCGCGTCGTACCGCCCGAGGCTGATGTGGTTGCCGACGTAGGACTTCTTGACGTTCGGGACCGGGCGTCCGGTCAGCCGTCCGATGATCGCCTCCGTCGCCTGCATGTTGGTGAACCCCGCCGAGGCGCAGGACATCGGCAGTGGCCGTCCGTTGTCGGCCATCGCGTACGCGCTGTCGCCCGCCGCGTGGACGTCCGGGTGCGAGACCGAGCGCATGGTGTCGTCGACGACGATCCGGCCCTCCTCGGTGACCTCGAGACCGGCGGCTCCCGCGATGGGGTCGACGGCGAACCCGGCCGTCCACACCGTCGCGTCGGCCGGGTAGGAGGTGCCGTCGGCGCCGACCGCGTACGTCTCCCCGACGGCTTCGATGCCGGTGTGCTCGTGGACGGTGATGCCGAGCCGGTCGAAGGCCTCGCGCAGATGGAGCCGGGCGCCCGGGGAGAGCCAGGCTCCCAGCTCACCACGGGCGGCGAGAGCCACGGAGAGGCCGGGACGCGACTCGGCGATCTCGGTGGCGGTCTCGATGCCGGTCAGGCCCTCGCCGACGACCAGCACGGAGCCGGCTCCGCCCAGAGCGTCCAGGCGTGCGCGCAGCCGTAGTGCCGACGGCCGTCCCGCGACGTCGAAGGCGTGCTCGGCCATCCCGGGGACACCGTGGCCGGCGACCCTGCTGCCGAGGGTGTAGAGCAGCGTGTCGTACGCGAGCTCGGCGTCGCCTTCCGCGCTTTCCGCGCCTTCCCCGCCGGTCACGGTGACGGTCTTGCGCTCCGGGTCGACCGAGGTGACGCGGGCCACGCGCAGGCGTACCCCGGTGCCCGCGAACACGTCGGAGAGGCGCCGGGTCGCGAGTTGCCGGCCGGTCGCGAACTGGTGCAAGCGCATCCGCTCGACGAAGACGGGCTCGGCGTTGACGACGGTGATCTCGGTGTCGGCGGGCGAGAGCCGACGGGCCAGGTTCCCGGCGGCGAAGGCCCCGGCGTAACCGGCGCCGAGGACGAGAATGCGGTGCTTCATGGGTGTGGCTCCTGTCTGAATCGCTTGCCCTTCGGCCCTTCGACCCTTTGAGCGGGACAGCGCGGCGATTCCTGACAGGGGGGAGGTGTGAGGTGGGTCACGCCTCCCGGTCGTAGACGCGGCCTTCGATGACGAGGTCGCCGTCTTTGGTGAGGTGTGCGATCTGGCCGGTCTGGAGGTAACCGTCGGGGGTGAAGGCGCGGGCGTTCCGTTCCGGGGCCTTGTAATAGCCGCGCAGGATGCAGGGGCCGCGCGTCCAGAGTTGACCGGGGGTTCCCGTGGGGACGTCGTCGCCGTTCGGGTCGGTGATGCGGATCTCGTCCCCGGGCGAGAGCGGGCGGCCCTGCGTGAGGTGGACGACGTCGTCGGTGTCGGTGGGACGGGTCAGGGACAGCAGCCCCTCGGCCATGCCGAAGACCTGCTGGAGGCGGCAGCCGAGGGCCGGTTGGACGCGGGCCGCGAGATCGGCGGGGAGGGGCGCGCCGCCGATCTGGACGAGGCGCAGGCTGGAGAGGTCGTACTGGCCGTCCGGGAGGGCTTCCAGCCACTGTCGCGCGTCAGCGGGGCCGAGGGAGGTGACGGTGACCTTCTCGGTCTCGATCACGCGGAAGGCGTCGGCGGGGCCGGGCTCGTCGATCAGCACGACGGTGCCTCCGGCGGTGAGGGTGCCGACGATGCCGGGGCAGCCGAAGGTGAAGTTGGCCGCCGCCGGGAGTGCCGCGAGGTAGACGTCCTCGGGGCCGAGGCCGATGAGTTCGCCGGCGGCCCGGGCCTGGTACGCGTAGTCGTTGTGGGTGCGCGGGACCAGGTCGGGCAGGGTCGAGGTCGCGGCCGGCCCGGTCGTGGTGGCGTCCGTCGGCAAGAGGAACGCGACGTCGTTCGGGTCGTACGTGCGGTCCGGGCCGCGCGGCGCGTCCAGGGAGCCGAAGGGGAAGAACAGGCAGCCGCTGGGGGCCGTGCCGAAGCCGCCGTGAGTGCCGTCGGGGCCGTCGAGGGTGAAGGCGAGGCGCAGACGGGGATGGTCGTCGCTGACCGCGGAGGCCATCTTGGCGTGGTCGAAGCCGCGATGCTCGGTGGGGCCCATGTAGGCGGCGGCTTCGGTGACATGGGCGAGATGCCCGATCTCTTCGGCACGGAGGGAGGTGGACGTCGGCACCGGGACCGCGCCGGCACGCATGACGGCGTAGACGGCGATGACGAACTCGGGCACGTTCGGAAGCTGGACGATGACCCTGTCACCCGCGCGGACGCCCCGGAGGGTGAGCCCGGCGGCCATGCGGTCGACGGAGCGGTTCAGCTCGCGGTAGGTGAGCCGGCGTGCGCCGTGGACGAGGGCGGTGCGGGTGGCGTGCGCACGGGCCTGCTCGGCGAGGAGTTGGGGCAGGGCGGCGCCCCGGTAGTAACCACGGTCGTAGTAGCGGCCTATGGTCTCGGGCAGGTGCGGGGTGCAGCCGCGCAGCATGGTCCAGATTCCTTCCGGTGGCGTGGGGGGATGTGGATCACGGCCGCTCACACTGGCACGCGGGATGCGGAAGCGACAACCAGCAGTTGTCCCCGGCCCCTTGCCCATCGGCTGCTACCGGCTGGAGGCGCGGGCCAGTTGGTGGAGGTCTTCCAGTGCGTCGACGAGGACGGTGTGCTGGTGCCACTTGATCCACGTGCCCAGGGCGCGGCTCGTGGCGTCCAGGGTCTGCAGCTGCGCCTGGGTGAAGCCGACCAGAGGGCGGGCGTGGTGAGAGGAGATGACACCGCGGACCGTGTCCTGTTCGTCGACGAGCGGGACGCTGTGGCAGGCGCGGCTGCCGGCCATGAGGATCACTCGGCGCGTCTGGTCGTCGAAACCGGCAGAAGTGGCCACGTCCTTGACGGTGACCTGGTGGCTTGCGGCGGCGGCCCGCGAGCATGCGGTGTTTCCGTCGACGAACGCGAAGTAGTCGGTGAACTGCCGGGGCAGCCCCGCGTGCTTGGCCATCCGCAGCACACCGTCCTCGACCAGCTGCACGTTCCCCATGTCCGTACCGGTCACGGCAAGGACGCGATGCAGCGCGGCGCCGAGGACCTCGCCCTGGTTGGCCGCGTTGAGCGTGCCTGCATCGAGCGCGGTCAGGTCGGGTATCGGATGCTGGAC
This region includes:
- a CDS encoding TetR/AcrR family transcriptional regulator, translating into MASPTSARPPGRPRAGVNDAVFAATLSTVRELGYGQATVERIAAAAGVAKSTVYRRWPSKGALIVDCLLDAFGPAPLEGASRAELMTSTVRWVAAKIGEPGVGDAFAGVFSDAVSDPALREILSSRLQDPYRIALQEALGEPENRVLFFIDVVVGVLLHRMGMTGEPMVDADVDALIEMVLPHFADGPAPD
- a CDS encoding alpha/beta hydrolase, which translates into the protein MSEDTVTERPPEPDWPTMTSEELLVYREAENRFRASGAARAFLGDPDPGATIEWQEVALPGRRLPVRVYRPAADSARGPDLPLVLHVHGGGFVGTAVQCDWPNSHVAAQLPAVVVSVEHRLLAPGTPLSAAVDDGWDALEHVVRHAAQWGVDPARTAVFGESCGALISALAAIRAREAGLRLTAQVLVNPAVDVSATMFDYASIAEYGYSPTRAEPQLRFFHQLAVPPGTDGRALSPLYADHLSGLAPALVVVPTEDAVADHGRSYAERLRTAGTPVRLTEYPGSRHAFLTLPGVDPQAGAARTEIVEFLRTALAI
- a CDS encoding NAD(P)-binding domain-containing protein, which translates into the protein MESIGIKRIGIIGVGEIGRAVVTGLCDGTEESPEVFLSPRGARTAAELAARYEEVEICADNQEVVDRSEVVIIAVRAKDRHDALAGLRVDGDKTVINVMAGVANDDLRRTLASDAALVRAIPLPSVRERRSVTVTFPSHPVADALFERLGGAQPVADEEAFNVCSALTGTLTTHYSYLATLTTWAVGHGIAPEDAERYVRGLFQGVGRALSDESRSLNQLAADHETPNGNNERIRTTWFGPANSQALHQALDGLLTDLR
- a CDS encoding nitroreductase family deazaflavin-dependent oxidoreductase, whose translation is MLFGKEHVERYVATDGEEGHDWQNTTVLILTTIGRKSGEQRSTPLIYQPYGDDVLVVASNGGADQPPLWYRNIEANPEVQVQVKSDRYTARARTAGPDEKPDMWRTMAATWPAYDDYQRKTDREIPVVVLERV
- a CDS encoding sigma-70 family RNA polymerase sigma factor; its protein translation is MESTVADRFEAGRARLASLAYRLLGSAADAEDIVQEAYLRWHAADRGRIEVPEAWLAKVVTNLCLDRLRSAPVRRERAAGTWLPEPLLDGDPMLGPADTFEQRESVSLAILTLMERLSPVERAAYVLHEVFSYPHAEIAGILDISESASQQHVHRSRRRVAAARRGGGEVDPASARKVLDEFLAAASSGRTERLVALLTDDAIAVSDGAGLTKRLLRFETPARIASLMRTAFKPTPAKRRLAGGSPTIHVGRVNGWPAVLAVLEDRVVGAVAFQVSDGKVAALHGFAAAERLARLTTMWPRHEPDAPAIDQW
- a CDS encoding FAD-dependent oxidoreductase, with product MKHRILVLGAGYAGAFAAGNLARRLSPADTEITVVNAEPVFVERMRLHQFATGRQLATRRLSDVFAGTGVRLRVARVTSVDPERKTVTVTGGEGAESAEGDAELAYDTLLYTLGSRVAGHGVPGMAEHAFDVAGRPSALRLRARLDALGGAGSVLVVGEGLTGIETATEIAESRPGLSVALAARGELGAWLSPGARLHLREAFDRLGITVHEHTGIEAVGETYAVGADGTSYPADATVWTAGFAVDPIAGAAGLEVTEEGRIVVDDTMRSVSHPDVHAAGDSAYAMADNGRPLPMSCASAGFTNMQATEAIIGRLTGRPVPNVKKSYVGNHISLGRYDAIFQMVDGDARAKSWSVRGRKAARLKAGILKGSLWSVSHPTFGLPKRKRRLTAAPVPAATVPVGTTAVGTPAVGVASENAAA
- a CDS encoding AMP-binding protein, with the protein product MLRGCTPHLPETIGRYYDRGYYRGAALPQLLAEQARAHATRTALVHGARRLTYRELNRSVDRMAAGLTLRGVRAGDRVIVQLPNVPEFVIAVYAVMRAGAVPVPTSTSLRAEEIGHLAHVTEAAAYMGPTEHRGFDHAKMASAVSDDHPRLRLAFTLDGPDGTHGGFGTAPSGCLFFPFGSLDAPRGPDRTYDPNDVAFLLPTDATTTGPAATSTLPDLVPRTHNDYAYQARAAGELIGLGPEDVYLAALPAAANFTFGCPGIVGTLTAGGTVVLIDEPGPADAFRVIETEKVTVTSLGPADARQWLEALPDGQYDLSSLRLVQIGGAPLPADLAARVQPALGCRLQQVFGMAEGLLSLTRPTDTDDVVHLTQGRPLSPGDEIRITDPNGDDVPTGTPGQLWTRGPCILRGYYKAPERNARAFTPDGYLQTGQIAHLTKDGDLVIEGRVYDREA
- a CDS encoding ANTAR domain-containing protein; the protein is MGDSVTNIPAAPPPEDQPSADGLPSPRSDGLPSSKAETEDELRATAEQLREQVSELEVQARARPRIAMAEGVLVERYRLANAEAAFTLLRQASQRANIKLHQLAAAVARTPGPAPGAKTWFSGRVQHPIPDLTALDAGTLNAANQGEVLGAALHRVLAVTGTDMGNVQLVEDGVLRMAKHAGLPRQFTDYFAFVDGNTACSRAAAASHQVTVKDVATSAGFDDQTRRVILMAGSRACHSVPLVDEQDTVRGVISSHHARPLVGFTQAQLQTLDATSRALGTWIKWHQHTVLVDALEDLHQLARASSR